The sequence ATCAGTCGACTTCGACTCACTACGCCGTCCCAACCAAATGGAGTCAGACTTGGTATAGCCGTTAATGTGCGTTGCCATACTCCGAAATCCAAATGTGCGAAAGGCTGCACGCTCCAGATGGAAGAGTTGATGTCCGTTTTGATCAAGCCAAGCAAATTCTTCGTTGCGCCATCCCGGAATGTAACCGCCTAAACGCATTCTCTCGGCCAATTGATGCAAGCTGATTGAGAGATCATTTGGGCCACTCCCTTCAACCGTCATGCGATCGTTACCTATCGAAATGTGTGCAATCGGGTCATTGCGTAAGGATTCTTGCAGATAGGGAATAAATTCTGGATTTAAGTGACCAATGAGCAGGTCGACCTCGGTACCGCGCGAAAGGTAGAAGGGTAAAAATTCCGATGGGGCAGAGCGAGCCGTGTTTTGGAGCATTTCCTCTAGGGCTGCGAGTGTGCTGGTTGAGAGGCTGGTCATGTGCGCAAGTTTAAGTGAACTTGCTGAACTTAGGGTTTTTGTCAATGATTTCCGACAGAAAATTTCAAGAAGCCATTAAATAAAAATTGCTACGCATCTGCAGCAATTAAAAACACAATTCTTGCTAATTATTTAAGCAAGCCAGGTCACTCCATACAAATCTACGACTTACGAAAACTTTTAAGGATTTATCCACATTGCCTGTGGATAAGTTTTGGTGATTTTGTGGTCCCGCCGACAGGAATCGAACCTGTATCCCACGCTTAGGAGGCATGTGCACTATCCATTGTGCTACGGCGAGTCTAAATAAAAATAAAAGTGTGTTAAAGAAAATGTACAAGCACTACCAACCGCATAATGCCCACACTTGATTGGTAATCGCCAGCATCATATCTGGTGCATAGTACGCAGA comes from Polynucleobacter sp. MWH-Svant-W18 and encodes:
- a CDS encoding NUDIX hydrolase family protein — protein: MTSLSTSTLAALEEMLQNTARSAPSEFLPFYLSRGTEVDLLIGHLNPEFIPYLQESLRNDPIAHISIGNDRMTVEGSGPNDLSISLHQLAERMRLGGYIPGWRNEEFAWLDQNGHQLFHLERAAFRTFGFRSMATHINGYTKSDSIWLGRRSESKSTDPGQLDNVAAGGISADETPWVCAKRELWEEAGVPLHIAEQVEPVGKIHMRRPIPGRGFHDEQLFVYDLELPENFVPTNHDGEVSGFIEISFAEAAARILADEFTSDAAFVTADFILRRNK